In the Streptomyces spororaveus genome, AACGCCTGAGTGATCTGGTGTGCGTACGCGGACCGCAGCAGCGTCACCACCGGCTCGCCCGGCCGGTCGGTGTTCTCCGCGCGGCGCAGCACCCGCCGGGCGTGGTCGGCGGAGTCCTCCACCGCGTACTCCCGGTGCCGCCGCACCGGGGCCGGGGCCGCGTACAGCACGCTCAGCAGCGCCACCCCGCCCTCCGGCTCCTCCTCGCCCGGCACCAGCACCGGATCCGGGGACGCCGCGGCGGGTGCCTCGCCGAACAGCCGGGTCACGGCCAGGCAGGTCTCGGCCTTGCTCGCGAAGACCTCGTGCCGGACGGCCCGGTCGCCCACCAGCCGGTAGGTCAGCTCCCACAGCGAGACCGAACCGCCGTCGGTCAGCAGATAGGTGTGCCGGTGGGTCTCCCGCCAGATACCCGCCTCCGGGCTGTGGTGGGTGGTGTAGAGCGACGAGCTGTGGGCGAGCGCCGTGCCGAGGCGCTCGACCAGCCGGTCCGGCAGGTCGAAGGAGTTGAGGGCGCGGCCGAGGAGTCGTTCGAGGTGCGCCTCGGTTGTCTCGTACGGATCGCTCAAGGTGGGTCTCCAGGCCGTCGCAGCTCGTCACTCAGCGGAAGCTCAACGTAACCCCTGGTTCTGACATCACGTCCGGGGTTCGGTAAAACGTCCGGGAAGCATCGGAGGTTCCCGCCACCTTTTCAGGTCAACTTGCATACGGATGAGCATGGTTGGGCCCGATCTGGGCGGAAGCGCGGGACTATGGCCCGCATGGCAACGAATACAGTGGGCCTCCCGCGCCAGCAGGTACGGCCCCGCAGTGGACACGACGGCGAACAGGGCGCCGCACCCCGGGGGTTGGCCTGGCTGCTGGCCGCCACCGGCGCGGCCGGGCTGCTGGCCTCGTGGGTGATCACCCTCGACAAGTTCCTCCTGCTGGAGGACCCGGACTTCAAGCCCGCGTGCAGTCTCAACCCGGTCGTCTCCTGCGGCAGCGTGATGACGAGTGAGCAGGCGGCGGCCTTCGGCTTCCCCAATCCCATGATGGGGCTCGTCGGGTACGCCGTCGTCATCTGCGTCGCCGCGGGTCTGCTGGCCGGCGCCCGCCACCGCGGCTGGTTCTGGCTCGGACTGAACGCCGGCACGCTCTTCGGTGTCGGATTCTGCAGCTGGCTGATGGTCCAGTCGCTCTACGAGATCAACGCGCTCTGCCTGTGGTGCTGCCTGGCCTGGGTCGCGACCCTGCTGATGTTCTGGGCGGTCACCGCGCACAACGTCCGCACGCGCGTCCTGCCCGCTCCCGGCCCGGTGCGCGGCTTCTTCACCGAGTTCGGATGGGCCCCGCCCGCCCTGCACATCGGAGTGATCGGCATGCTGGTCCTCACCCGCTGGTGGGACTTCTGGACCGGCTGACCGCCGCGGGCGGAACGCGAAGAGGGCCCCGGCGGCTGGACGCCGCCGGGGCCCTCGTCCTTCACTCCACAGGCTCAGCGGCCCGCGATCACCCGAAGGGCGGAGGAGTCGGAGATCAGCTGCCGCTCGACAGGTTGCCCGACAAGACCGGGATGTTGTCCAGGATGTGCGAGAGCGGCTCGTCACCCTTGGCCTGGGTGGAGTTCTCGGTGCACTGCTGGTTCTGCGGGTTGGACAGGACGTTGATGTCCTGGACGCCGATGTTGAGCGCGGCGATCAGCGACTGGGCGTTGACCTTCGCCGGCAGGCCGATGCAGGGCTTGTTGAGGGTGCCCTGGACCAGGCTGAGCTGCGGGCTCATGTCGCCGTGGGTCTTCTGGTTGCCGTAGATCTGCTGGGCACCGTTGCCGTTGACGGTGTTGACCCCGTTGTCGTTGCCGATGGCCATGGCCGGGGCCGCGGCGGCAGCGCCCGCGCCGATCGCAACGGCGGAGACCGCGGCGGCGGTCATGAACTTCTTGAACATCTTGATCCTTCTGTCGCACGAGTGCCCGCTGATGGAGCGCCCTGGTCAACTGCCCCGCCGGGAGGTTGGTTCCGCTGCTTCACTCAAACGGCCTGCGCGTCTCGGAATTTCCCCGCCCAGGGTGACCGGCCTCCGGACGCCTGCGCGAAGCCCGTACGCAGCCAGCATCCACCGGGGCTCCGGTTGCACTCCGTGCGAGGTGTTCGCACGGTGGGTGATGAAGCGGATCGTTCGGGTCCGCTTTCGTGTCCCCACCACGAAGGAACATCCATGCACCGCACGAAGCCGTCCCGCGCCCGCCTCCTCGTCCCGTCGGCCCTCGCCGTCGTCATACTGTCCGGCGCGGCTGCCCCCGCGGTCGCCGCGGAGGGTGGCGGCTCCGCGGCCCTCACCGAACGGGTGGCCTCCGTTCAGAAGCAGGTGGAGAAGATCGAACGGCGTGCGGCGGCCGCAGGTCCCATCGACGACCTCCTGGCGGGACTCACCAAGAGCCTTGAGGGCCTGCTCGCGACGGTCGGGGGTCTGCTGCCCGACGGGGTGAAGCTGCCGCCGATCGAGCTGCCGAAGCTGCCGGAGATCAAGCTCCCCGAGCTTCCGGACCTGTCCGGCCTCATCCCGGAGCTGCCGCCGGTGGAGCTTCCGCCGCTCGACGGGGTGGTTCCCCCGGTGGCCGCGGTGCCGGCCGCCCCCGCGGTGCCGGCCGCCCCCGCGGTGCCGGCCGCCCCGGCGGTACCGGCCGTCCCCGCGC is a window encoding:
- a CDS encoding vitamin K epoxide reductase family protein; this translates as MATNTVGLPRQQVRPRSGHDGEQGAAPRGLAWLLAATGAAGLLASWVITLDKFLLLEDPDFKPACSLNPVVSCGSVMTSEQAAAFGFPNPMMGLVGYAVVICVAAGLLAGARHRGWFWLGLNAGTLFGVGFCSWLMVQSLYEINALCLWCCLAWVATLLMFWAVTAHNVRTRVLPAPGPVRGFFTEFGWAPPALHIGVIGMLVLTRWWDFWTG
- a CDS encoding rodlin; translation: MFKKFMTAAAVSAVAIGAGAAAAAPAMAIGNDNGVNTVNGNGAQQIYGNQKTHGDMSPQLSLVQGTLNKPCIGLPAKVNAQSLIAALNIGVQDINVLSNPQNQQCTENSTQAKGDEPLSHILDNIPVLSGNLSSGS
- a CDS encoding DUF6227 family protein gives rise to the protein MSDPYETTEAHLERLLGRALNSFDLPDRLVERLGTALAHSSSLYTTHHSPEAGIWRETHRHTYLLTDGGSVSLWELTYRLVGDRAVRHEVFASKAETCLAVTRLFGEAPAAASPDPVLVPGEEEPEGGVALLSVLYAAPAPVRRHREYAVEDSADHARRVLRRAENTDRPGEPVVTLLRSAYAHQITQAFGARQCLSDGRGAGFSLYEHAFVLLDGTEVSLWEVEHTATPDGRHMCEVYESEAAARGAMEVRARVR